One Streptomyces sp. NBC_00102 DNA segment encodes these proteins:
- a CDS encoding slipin family protein: MVQVLVIAIVAVLAVCGLFAVTGVRVVRQYERGVVLRLGRLRNEIRGPGLTMIVPGVDRLRKVNLQIVTMPVPAQDGITRDNVTVRVDAVIYFKVIDAASAVIQVEDYRFAVSQMAQTSLRSIIGKSDLDDLLSNREKLNEGLELMIDSPAVGWGVQIDRVEIKDVSLPETMKRSMARQAEADRERRARVINADAELQASKKLAEAAGQMSAQPAALQLRLLQTVVAVAAEKNSTLVLPFPVELLRFLERAQQPQAGDGQPAPVTSAAPPTASAPPAGANGSTPSDRPTPAGAPNGRQPAAARGSGPGTPQAPADRPHPSPPPRYAARPRPAPPADAGAQPRSDRLTRH; the protein is encoded by the coding sequence ATGGTCCAGGTGCTAGTGATCGCGATCGTCGCGGTGCTCGCCGTCTGCGGTCTGTTCGCAGTCACGGGGGTCCGCGTCGTCAGGCAGTACGAGCGAGGGGTGGTGCTCCGGCTCGGCCGGCTCCGCAACGAGATCAGGGGACCCGGACTGACGATGATCGTCCCCGGCGTGGACCGGCTCCGCAAGGTCAATCTGCAGATCGTCACGATGCCGGTGCCGGCCCAGGACGGGATCACCCGGGACAACGTGACCGTCCGCGTCGACGCCGTCATCTACTTCAAGGTGATCGACGCGGCGAGCGCGGTCATCCAGGTCGAGGACTACCGCTTCGCGGTCTCGCAGATGGCGCAGACGTCGCTCCGCTCGATCATCGGAAAGAGCGACCTGGACGATCTGCTCTCCAACCGCGAGAAGCTCAACGAGGGCCTTGAGCTGATGATCGACAGCCCGGCCGTGGGCTGGGGCGTCCAGATCGACCGGGTGGAGATCAAGGACGTCTCCCTGCCGGAGACGATGAAACGCTCCATGGCCCGGCAGGCCGAGGCCGACCGTGAGCGCCGCGCCCGCGTCATCAACGCCGACGCCGAACTCCAGGCGTCCAAGAAGCTCGCGGAAGCCGCCGGCCAGATGTCCGCGCAGCCCGCCGCTCTCCAGCTGCGGCTGCTGCAGACGGTGGTCGCGGTCGCCGCGGAGAAGAACTCCACGCTCGTGCTCCCCTTCCCCGTGGAGCTGCTCAGGTTCCTCGAACGGGCCCAGCAGCCGCAGGCGGGCGACGGACAGCCGGCTCCGGTCACGTCCGCTGCGCCGCCCACCGCTTCCGCGCCGCCCGCCGGGGCCAACGGGTCGACGCCCTCCGACAGGCCGACGCCGGCCGGCGCCCCGAACGGGCGGCAGCCCGCGGCGGCGCGCGGCTCCGGCCCGGGTACCCCGCAGGCTCCGGCCGACCGGCCGCACCCGTCCCCGCCGCCCCGGTACGCCGCCCGGCCGCGCCCCGCGCCGCCCGCCGACGCCGGAGCCCAGCCCCGGTCGGACCGGCTCACCCGGCACTGA
- a CDS encoding ADP-ribosylglycohydrolase family protein translates to MTGIGNAVRRARVRGCLLGGAVGDALGNPVEFLSLAGIGRAHGPLGVRGLVPDSEGVVGRITDDTQMTLFTVEGLIRAEAGRGRTGQVDAVRSAYLRWLDTQNHPSPPARGGDNTIRTGWLRRQQLLYARRAPGNACLTGLAAGHVPDDRQAPGAPGPVNSGSKGCGTVMRSAPFGLTGLPPEDAFGLAAHCAKITHGHPTGALAAGAFAAIVAYLLAGESMPGAVLRAMELTARHPGHEETTAALRAAVDRAAEGAPAADGVESLGAGWVAEEALAIAVYCALALPGAGDLPEALLLSVNHSGDSDSTGAVCGNLLGALHGDAALPADWLVRTEGLTLITRIADDLSRQSEGPVDWPAGRYPGH, encoded by the coding sequence GTGACGGGTATCGGGAACGCGGTCCGCAGGGCACGGGTGCGGGGCTGTCTGCTGGGCGGCGCGGTCGGCGACGCGCTCGGAAATCCGGTGGAGTTCCTCTCGCTGGCCGGTATCGGACGGGCCCACGGACCGCTCGGCGTCCGAGGCCTCGTGCCGGACTCCGAGGGAGTCGTCGGCCGCATCACGGACGACACCCAGATGACCCTCTTCACCGTCGAAGGGCTGATCCGCGCGGAAGCCGGGCGCGGTCGCACCGGACAGGTGGACGCGGTGCGCTCGGCCTATCTGCGCTGGCTCGACACCCAGAACCACCCGTCACCGCCCGCCCGCGGCGGCGACAACACGATCCGCACCGGATGGCTGCGCCGGCAGCAACTGCTCTACGCCCGCCGGGCTCCCGGCAACGCGTGCCTGACCGGTCTCGCCGCCGGACACGTCCCGGACGACAGGCAGGCCCCCGGTGCGCCCGGGCCGGTGAACTCCGGCTCCAAGGGCTGCGGCACCGTGATGAGGTCCGCCCCCTTCGGGCTGACCGGTCTGCCCCCGGAGGACGCCTTCGGGCTGGCCGCCCACTGTGCGAAGATCACCCACGGCCATCCGACCGGAGCGCTCGCGGCGGGCGCGTTCGCCGCGATCGTCGCGTACCTCCTGGCGGGCGAGTCGATGCCCGGGGCGGTACTGCGGGCGATGGAGCTGACCGCGCGCCACCCCGGCCACGAGGAGACCACCGCGGCGCTGCGGGCGGCCGTCGACCGCGCCGCCGAAGGAGCCCCGGCCGCCGACGGCGTCGAATCGCTCGGGGCGGGATGGGTCGCCGAGGAGGCGCTCGCCATCGCCGTGTACTGCGCGCTGGCACTGCCGGGCGCCGGGGACCTTCCGGAGGCGCTGCTGCTGTCGGTCAACCACTCCGGGGACAGCGACTCCACCGGCGCCGTCTGCGGCAATCTGCTCGGCGCGCTGCACGGGGACGCCGCGCTGCCCGCCGACTGGCTGGTGCGCACCGAAGGACTGACCCTGATCACCCGGATCGCCGACGACCTCTCCCGCCAGTCCGAGGGGCCGGTCGACTGGCCGGCCGGCCGCTACCCCGGCCACTGA
- a CDS encoding DUF6343 family protein, whose protein sequence is MRTGSEPMTARSPLRMRLWLSLWGVAWTLFGVVAFSLADRPGWAAACGVLLAVTAADLAVVVHRMHQGDRFQPGRDVPPYEPDHGDGRTHRPWTRTP, encoded by the coding sequence ATGCGTACCGGCAGTGAACCCATGACCGCGCGCAGTCCGCTGCGCATGCGGCTCTGGCTGAGTCTATGGGGCGTCGCCTGGACCCTGTTCGGAGTGGTCGCGTTCTCGCTCGCCGACCGGCCCGGCTGGGCCGCGGCCTGCGGTGTACTGCTCGCGGTGACCGCGGCGGACCTCGCGGTGGTCGTCCACCGGATGCACCAGGGTGACCGCTTCCAGCCGGGCAGGGACGTCCCGCCGTACGAACCCGACCACGGCGACGGGCGGACGCACCGGCCGTGGACGAGGACCCCGTAA
- a CDS encoding tetratricopeptide repeat protein, with translation MPERNPETHVIDFRAAEQLLAARDPQGAVKLLDSVIAVHPENTAARLLRARAFFAAAQLRPAELEFELVLEREPDNAFAHFALARTFQRAGRPERATRHFRLAAALDPNPEYLTAARFDSRD, from the coding sequence GTGCCCGAACGGAACCCGGAAACCCATGTGATCGACTTCCGCGCCGCCGAGCAACTGCTGGCCGCGCGTGACCCCCAGGGTGCGGTGAAGCTCCTCGACTCGGTGATCGCCGTGCACCCGGAAAACACCGCCGCCCGACTGCTGCGCGCCAGGGCCTTCTTCGCGGCCGCCCAACTCCGCCCGGCGGAGCTGGAGTTCGAGTTGGTCCTGGAGCGCGAACCGGACAACGCCTTCGCCCACTTCGCACTGGCCCGCACCTTCCAGCGAGCCGGGCGGCCCGAACGGGCCACCCGCCACTTCCGGCTCGCCGCCGCGCTCGACCCGAACCCGGAGTACCTGACTGCGGCACGCTTCGACAGCCGGGACTGA